A stretch of bacterium DNA encodes these proteins:
- a CDS encoding type II toxin-antitoxin system RelE/ParE family toxin, translating to MPPTSPPATRSRRLPVYVVLLESAAERSLRRLDSSVFRRVGSALRSLADNPRPHGCRKLTGSHRDWRIRVGDYRIVYEIDDDVREVRVMRIRHRREVYR from the coding sequence ATGCCGCCGACTTCACCGCCCGCGACGCGCAGCCGTCGACTCCCCGTGTACGTCGTCCTTCTCGAATCCGCCGCTGAACGCAGCCTGCGGCGTCTCGACTCTTCTGTTTTCCGGCGTGTGGGGAGCGCGCTTCGATCCCTAGCCGACAACCCGCGTCCGCATGGCTGCCGGAAACTCACCGGTTCGCACCGCGACTGGCGCATCCGGGTCGGGGACTACCGTATTGTCTACGAGATAGACGACGACGTGCGCGAAGTCAGGGTAATGCGTATACGTCACCGCCGCGAAGTCTACCGCTAG
- a CDS encoding type II toxin-antitoxin system Phd/YefM family antitoxin, translated as MASREREFVYRDGRPAAVILDIAEYEELLERAEDLEDLRALRRMRERPLRFRSLSDVLARCPQDDAADFTARDAQPSTPRVRRPSRIRR; from the coding sequence ATGGCATCACGAGAGCGAGAATTCGTGTATCGCGACGGCAGACCGGCGGCCGTGATCCTCGACATCGCCGAGTACGAGGAGTTGCTTGAGCGGGCAGAGGACTTGGAGGACCTGCGAGCCCTGAGACGGATGCGTGAGCGTCCGCTGCGGTTCCGCAGCCTGTCCGACGTCCTTGCCCGGTGTCCGCAGGACGATGCCGCCGACTTCACCGCCCGCGACGCGCAGCCGTCGACTCCCCGTGTACGTCGTCCTTCTCGAATCCGCCGCTGA
- a CDS encoding sensor histidine kinase — protein sequence MKGQQPPAGNQRAEDTQLKQGEFRFEVDSGLLLQLGEELVSKPWVALAELVKNSYDADSTYAIVEFKNVKRPGGEITIVDEGSGIPFDRLQETWMRIATTDKKLHPESPRYKRPRAGAKGIGRFAARRLANKLELVSVVDTGVGQPREQTTIHFDWAAFKPGMDVQSVPVVYERTSVEPNVATGLTLKMTEARDAWTEDAMKELQREVLRVVNPLFGPISTHATGRLADPGFSVQFDAPEFPKFAGGLDEEFLKMAVAVLRGEVDADGKARFRVTFRRGHDEIKAQEFAWTPPGQTYPGIAHVNLVAYYFAFTSDEYEETAFSLPEARLLGREYGGVSIRLDRFRIAPYGTKGDDWLHLDEDRARRWTTTPEELEGTVEGLERPMLLLPGNMQLFGQVQLLREKHPQFRIAADREGLVEDAAFEELKKFVRLGIDWLTVQYARRSVARRAVRRVQRRVRRQSPAQLLETTKTSLVTLGEKIGVEKTREALHLLDAASEAIAEEEQERIGEIQMLRVLASTGTMISVIDHQLLEVLTGLRAKSNRLGRLVEHLPGSYRPELEKELTGLGKWLDDARQLADLLGMMAGKEARTKRIPHNIRELVRDFLAAFESFAKEHGVTLENGVPSELVSPPMYRCELGAILLNLLTNALKAVLDTQRREVFVSAKDSRGNLVLRVSDTGKGADPHKWVDYFMPFVSESEPNIELGTGTGMGLTIVRDLVELYGGEARFVEPDTGYNTAVEARIPYEA from the coding sequence ATGAAAGGACAGCAACCCCCTGCCGGAAACCAGCGGGCAGAGGACACTCAATTGAAGCAGGGAGAGTTCAGATTTGAGGTCGACAGCGGACTACTTCTTCAACTCGGAGAAGAACTGGTCAGCAAGCCTTGGGTGGCTTTGGCCGAGCTGGTAAAGAACTCGTACGACGCCGATTCCACGTACGCGATTGTCGAGTTTAAGAACGTCAAGAGACCAGGCGGCGAGATTACAATTGTCGACGAGGGCAGCGGCATACCATTCGACCGACTCCAGGAAACCTGGATGAGAATCGCCACGACCGACAAGAAACTCCACCCCGAGTCACCGCGATACAAACGCCCGCGGGCGGGTGCCAAGGGCATCGGCAGGTTCGCCGCGCGACGACTCGCGAACAAACTGGAACTGGTTTCCGTCGTGGACACGGGAGTAGGCCAACCCCGCGAGCAGACCACCATTCACTTCGACTGGGCCGCGTTCAAGCCCGGCATGGATGTGCAGTCCGTGCCGGTCGTCTACGAACGAACATCGGTGGAACCGAACGTGGCTACGGGGCTGACTCTCAAGATGACTGAAGCACGAGACGCGTGGACCGAAGATGCGATGAAGGAACTCCAGCGAGAAGTCCTTCGTGTTGTCAATCCTCTGTTTGGCCCGATCTCCACGCACGCCACGGGGCGTTTGGCGGATCCTGGATTCTCGGTTCAATTTGACGCACCTGAGTTTCCGAAGTTCGCTGGAGGCCTAGACGAGGAATTCCTGAAGATGGCGGTGGCGGTCCTAAGGGGAGAAGTCGATGCGGACGGGAAAGCTCGATTCCGCGTCACATTCCGACGTGGGCACGACGAAATCAAGGCCCAGGAATTCGCTTGGACTCCGCCAGGTCAGACGTACCCGGGAATAGCGCATGTGAACTTGGTGGCATACTACTTCGCATTCACATCTGATGAATACGAAGAAACTGCCTTCAGCCTACCAGAAGCGAGGCTGCTGGGTCGTGAGTACGGCGGCGTGAGCATCCGACTGGACCGTTTCCGCATAGCACCATACGGAACGAAAGGTGATGACTGGCTCCACCTAGACGAGGACAGAGCCAGAAGGTGGACCACTACCCCGGAAGAGCTCGAGGGGACCGTGGAAGGACTGGAGCGTCCGATGCTCCTATTGCCAGGAAACATGCAGCTGTTTGGGCAAGTTCAGCTTTTGCGCGAAAAGCATCCGCAGTTCAGGATAGCAGCAGACCGGGAAGGTCTGGTTGAGGATGCAGCGTTCGAGGAACTCAAGAAGTTTGTACGGCTTGGCATCGACTGGCTTACGGTCCAGTACGCCCGCCGAAGTGTAGCTCGTCGGGCTGTACGCCGTGTGCAGCGCCGCGTGAGAAGGCAGTCGCCCGCGCAGCTTCTGGAGACGACAAAGACGAGTCTTGTGACGCTAGGTGAGAAGATCGGCGTAGAAAAGACGCGCGAGGCTCTGCACCTATTGGATGCTGCCTCCGAGGCAATTGCCGAGGAGGAACAGGAACGGATCGGCGAGATACAGATGTTGCGCGTTTTGGCTTCCACCGGGACGATGATAAGCGTCATCGACCACCAGCTACTTGAGGTGCTGACCGGGCTGCGGGCCAAGTCAAACAGACTTGGCAGACTCGTTGAACACCTGCCGGGATCCTACAGACCTGAGCTTGAGAAGGAACTGACCGGGCTGGGCAAGTGGTTAGACGACGCTAGGCAGCTCGCCGACCTTCTCGGGATGATGGCCGGCAAGGAAGCACGGACAAAGCGCATCCCTCACAACATCAGGGAACTAGTGCGCGACTTCCTCGCGGCCTTTGAGTCATTCGCCAAGGAACACGGCGTCACGCTTGAGAATGGGGTTCCGTCTGAGCTGGTGTCACCGCCGATGTACAGGTGTGAACTCGGGGCGATTCTGTTGAACCTCCTGACGAACGCCCTGAAAGCAGTCTTGGACACCCAGCGGCGCGAAGTGTTCGTTTCGGCCAAGGATTCCCGCGGCAATTTGGTCCTTCGTGTCTCGGACACAGGCAAGGGAGCGGATCCCCACAAGTGGGTTGACTACTTCATGCCATTCGTCAGCGAGAGCGAGCCCAACATTGAACTCGGCACGGGAACCGGAATGGGGCTCACAATTGTACGCGACCTCGTGGAGCTCTACGGCGGAGAAGCCCGGTTCGTCGAACCAGACACTGGGTATAACACAGCAGTCGAAGCGAGGATCCCATATGAAGCATGA
- a CDS encoding N-6 DNA methylase, producing the protein MHSTFVTAVRPGYIKRLGRYYTPDGVAAALCRWAVRSKVDTVLDPSFGGCAFLEAAAERLAALGSRRPVENLHGFDKDRRALTSLTQLMRGQPATGRFHVPRDFLATTPGSDECPVVDVVVGNPPYVRHHLLKGARRIVARDAALSSGCDLSEKSSYWGYFVLHAVRCLKPGGRLAFVLPMSLLTTDYADTVRAVLFQGFGRTRVIIMDQRLFEGAEERSVVVLADGWSNAHEGVSVERARDAHALSAAVSEVPAKWNGHALLNDRNAWRRELVAENSSQLMEQVRSDPHVRSLGDIADISLGVVTGANDYFVRPSSHMRELKARPRQRHRILSGVRGVEGLVADRKSFEALRRNGEPCELLLLREGDERTGVRVYLQSKAARRAKTAYKCKAREPWFVLGPQVPPDAFLTPLSGPYPRLILNGWRLDCTNTLYRINWKPPMTTTQAELVALSVVSSLGSLSAELAGRVYAGGALKLEPRDARKVSVVVSDASAEDVSRCFRQVSKLLSTGDWAQAQSVADELVLRGVLRAGKRLAQQFQEATMALRTLRQAK; encoded by the coding sequence TTGCACAGCACCTTCGTGACAGCGGTTCGGCCCGGCTACATCAAGCGCCTCGGTAGGTACTACACGCCAGATGGGGTGGCCGCCGCGCTATGCCGGTGGGCTGTGAGGAGCAAGGTGGATACGGTTCTGGACCCCAGCTTCGGCGGTTGCGCGTTCTTGGAGGCCGCTGCCGAGCGGCTCGCAGCACTTGGTTCGCGCCGCCCGGTCGAGAACCTGCATGGCTTCGACAAAGACAGACGAGCGTTGACGTCGTTGACGCAGCTTATGAGAGGCCAGCCTGCAACCGGCAGGTTCCACGTCCCACGGGATTTCCTGGCAACGACCCCAGGCAGCGATGAGTGCCCTGTCGTCGACGTCGTCGTGGGCAACCCGCCATACGTTCGCCATCACCTATTGAAGGGGGCGCGCCGCATTGTTGCCCGTGACGCGGCCCTGTCGAGCGGGTGCGACCTGTCGGAGAAATCGAGCTACTGGGGCTACTTCGTGTTGCATGCTGTCCGCTGCCTCAAGCCGGGTGGCAGGTTGGCGTTCGTGTTGCCTATGTCACTGCTCACGACTGACTATGCCGACACGGTGCGAGCTGTGCTGTTCCAGGGATTCGGCAGGACCAGGGTCATCATCATGGACCAGAGGCTTTTTGAGGGAGCGGAAGAGCGGTCAGTCGTTGTCCTCGCCGATGGCTGGTCGAACGCCCATGAAGGCGTTTCGGTAGAACGCGCACGGGATGCTCATGCGCTGTCAGCCGCTGTATCCGAAGTCCCGGCTAAGTGGAACGGTCACGCCTTGCTCAACGACAGGAACGCGTGGCGTCGTGAGCTTGTCGCCGAGAACTCATCGCAACTGATGGAACAAGTCCGTTCCGACCCGCATGTACGCTCACTTGGTGACATTGCAGACATTTCGCTCGGCGTGGTTACCGGAGCCAACGACTACTTCGTCCGCCCTTCGAGCCACATGCGTGAGTTGAAGGCACGCCCCAGACAGAGACACAGGATTCTGTCCGGTGTCCGGGGCGTGGAAGGCCTTGTTGCCGATCGCAAGTCGTTTGAGGCGCTGCGGCGAAACGGCGAGCCATGCGAGCTTCTTCTGCTGAGGGAAGGCGATGAAAGGACAGGGGTCCGAGTCTACCTCCAATCGAAAGCGGCCCGGCGCGCGAAGACAGCCTACAAGTGCAAGGCACGCGAGCCCTGGTTTGTCCTTGGTCCGCAGGTTCCACCGGATGCGTTCCTGACCCCGCTTTCGGGACCATACCCCCGACTCATCCTGAATGGTTGGCGCCTGGACTGCACAAATACGCTCTACAGGATCAACTGGAAGCCGCCGATGACCACGACACAGGCGGAACTCGTAGCCTTGTCCGTCGTGAGCAGCCTTGGTTCGCTCAGCGCAGAGTTGGCTGGCCGGGTCTACGCGGGAGGAGCGCTGAAGTTGGAACCGCGCGACGCGCGCAAGGTCTCAGTTGTCGTGTCTGATGCGTCGGCTGAGGACGTGAGTCGTTGCTTTAGACAAGTGAGCAAGCTGCTCTCAACTGGCGACTGGGCACAGGCTCAGTCGGTGGCCGACGAACTGGTCCTGCGTGGGGTTCTTCGTGCGGGCAAGCGACTCGCCCAGCAGTTTCAGGAAGCCACGATGGCGCTTCGGACGCTCCGCCAAGCGAAGTGA